A genome region from Triticum aestivum cultivar Chinese Spring chromosome 2B, IWGSC CS RefSeq v2.1, whole genome shotgun sequence includes the following:
- the LOC123041825 gene encoding probable transcription factor MYB58, whose amino-acid sequence MARAPGGAARRRGGRRDGSGEAVRKGPWMAEEDAVLLEHVRTHGPRDWSSIRSKGALQRTGKSCRLRWVNKLRPNLKTGCKFSADEERVVIELQAQFGNKWARIATYLPGRTDNDVKNFWSTRQKRLARLLRAPLRARPSKTRSSNTKAPGSSVESAMGSCQDHVPSVGNSSGGQSFAAAPPMEYQDTARISHDQMCPGFLSFEPLPLQAAAPATEGEASSSNAAYYQLAPESSFYHHPYHLLEFPGLPERCSVDPGFVGASAMDDLAYQELLPPPHPAPMMMPFFGMEYARDAIKVETRDNFFDDLPPDVFDSFDQVPPPFSPSATNSEL is encoded by the exons ATGGCGCGAGCACCCGGTGGCGCCGCCCGCCGGAGGGGCGGCAGGAGGGACGGCAGCGGCGAGGCGGTGCGGAAGGGGCCGTGGATGGCGGAGGAGGACGCGGTGCTGCTGGAGCACGTGCGCACGCACGGCCCGCGCGACTGGAGCTCCATTCGATCCAAAGGCGCCCTGCAGCGCACCGGCAAGTCCTGCCGCCTCCGCTGGGTCAACAAGCTCCGGCCCAACCTCAAGAC TGGCTGCAAGTTCTCTGCGGACGAGGAGCGTGTGGTGATCGAGCTGCAGGCGCAGTTCGGGAACAAGTGGGCGAGGATCGCCACCTACCTGCCGGGCCGGACGGACAACGACGTCAAGAACTTCTGGAGCACCCGCCAGAAGCGGCTCGCCAGGCTGCTGCGCGCGCCTCTCCGCGCCCGGCCCAGCAAGACCAGGAGCAGCAACACCAAAGCGCCCGGATCCTCTGTCGAGTCCGCCATG GGTTCTTGCCAGGATCATGTTCCGTCCGTGGGCAACTCTTCCGGAGGCCAAAGCTTCGCGGCTGCACCGCCCATGGAGTACCAGGACACAGCGCGAATCTCGCATGATCAGATGTGCCCTGGATTCCTCAGTTTCGAGCCATTGCCGCTGCAGGCAGCAGCACCGGCCACTGAAGGCGAAGCGAGCTCGTCGAACGCAGCTTATTATCAGCTAGCCCCAGAATCGTCGTTTTATCATCATCCCTACCATCTGCTGGAATTCCCGGGCTTGCCGGAGAGATGCAGCGTCGATCCCGGGTTCGTCGGAGCGAGCGCCATGGATGATCTCGCGTACCAGGAGCTGCTTCCACCTCCGCATCCTGCGCCGATGATGATGCCGTTCTTCGGCATGGAGTATGCGCGTGATGCCATCAAGGTCGAGACTCGGGACAACTTCTTCGACGACCTGCCCCCGGACGTGTTTGACTCTTTTGATCAGGTGCCGCCGCCGTTCTCGCCGTCAGCGACCAACTCTGAACTCTAA